A single genomic interval of Aegicerativicinus sediminis harbors:
- a CDS encoding M61 family metallopeptidase yields MKQFFVYLCLTTLIFGCKNTQIVTEDLADSSIIVVDINIANTKKDKVPVEVNPGRFTKDTVIYRLPKVVQGTYENSDFGRFLENFKALDYAGMDLPVTKIDDNSWMIVNSRKLDRLTYWVNDTFDLESEMSVPFSPAGTNIEEENFVLNLHGFVGYFDSLKNNQYALTVTAPSDFTRTSALEEMSKKISDDGKLVTSSYFANRYFDITDNPMMYGNLSVEEFLVGNIKIVLSVYSPNGKHSASDLKEAMYKMMKAQKNYLGDLNSTPRYDIFLYLSPGDAKSPRGYGALEHHKSTVVVLRENSSKEELEHSMIDVVSHEFFHIVTPLALHSEDVHYFDYNNPTFSKHLWLYEGVTEYFAQHFQVYESLVTSDAYYKTLLKQIAVSKKMDDTMSFTTMSENILEEPYASNFYNVYQKGALIGMCLDILMREESSGDRSLLDLVKDLSKDYGTDKPFVDDNLIAEIGQITYPSVSKFFDKYVIGNEPIDYSKFLNKVGLIIQKKEVPTSYIRSSSSFIFKSDKQTGELLFANSVNENSFWRDQNIQPNDVLISVDGIKVNDENAREILGALYKWQSGDNVTFEFKHNDQVKTIQTVLPTTYTFQDTIVEIPNPTYEQIIARNAWLNLSEPVNEIGN; encoded by the coding sequence ATGAAACAATTTTTTGTGTATCTGTGCCTGACAACTTTAATTTTTGGTTGTAAGAACACACAGATAGTCACCGAAGATCTCGCCGATAGTTCCATCATTGTTGTGGATATCAATATAGCAAATACTAAAAAAGATAAGGTTCCGGTAGAAGTTAATCCAGGTAGATTTACAAAAGATACTGTTATATATAGGCTCCCTAAAGTAGTACAAGGCACATATGAGAATAGTGATTTTGGTCGATTTTTAGAGAATTTCAAAGCCCTTGATTATGCTGGTATGGATCTTCCGGTAACCAAAATAGATGATAATAGCTGGATGATTGTAAATTCTAGGAAACTAGATAGGCTTACTTATTGGGTTAATGATACTTTTGACTTAGAATCGGAAATGTCGGTTCCTTTTTCACCAGCAGGCACTAACATTGAGGAGGAAAATTTTGTGCTAAACCTTCATGGATTTGTTGGATATTTCGATTCCTTGAAAAACAACCAATATGCTTTAACCGTAACTGCTCCTAGCGATTTTACAAGAACTTCTGCCTTAGAGGAAATGTCTAAGAAAATTAGTGATGATGGTAAGTTGGTAACGTCAAGTTACTTTGCGAACAGGTATTTTGATATTACGGATAACCCAATGATGTATGGGAACTTAAGTGTAGAGGAGTTTTTGGTTGGCAATATTAAAATTGTTTTAAGTGTTTATTCTCCAAATGGCAAACATTCAGCTTCAGATTTAAAAGAAGCTATGTACAAAATGATGAAGGCCCAAAAGAATTATTTAGGAGATTTAAATAGTACACCTCGCTACGATATTTTTCTTTATTTATCTCCTGGGGATGCAAAGAGTCCACGTGGGTATGGTGCCTTAGAGCATCATAAATCTACTGTTGTGGTTTTGAGGGAGAATTCATCTAAGGAGGAGTTAGAACATTCGATGATTGATGTAGTCTCGCATGAGTTTTTTCATATAGTCACGCCATTGGCCTTGCATTCTGAAGATGTTCATTATTTCGATTACAATAACCCTACATTTTCAAAGCATTTATGGTTATATGAAGGAGTTACTGAATACTTTGCCCAACATTTTCAGGTTTATGAAAGCTTGGTAACTTCAGACGCCTATTATAAAACTCTTTTGAAGCAGATAGCGGTCTCTAAAAAAATGGATGATACTATGAGTTTCACTACAATGAGTGAAAACATCCTTGAGGAACCATATGCATCAAACTTTTATAACGTATACCAAAAGGGTGCATTAATTGGCATGTGTCTCGATATTTTAATGAGGGAAGAAAGCAGTGGGGATAGAAGTTTATTGGATTTGGTTAAAGACTTATCCAAAGATTATGGTACCGATAAACCCTTCGTAGATGATAATTTGATTGCTGAAATTGGCCAAATCACTTACCCAAGTGTTTCCAAGTTTTTCGACAAATATGTAATAGGAAATGAACCGATAGATTATTCAAAGTTTCTTAATAAAGTTGGTTTAATTATTCAAAAGAAAGAAGTTCCAACAAGTTACATTAGGTCTAGTTCTAGTTTTATTTTTAAATCAGACAAACAGACTGGCGAATTGTTATTTGCCAATAGCGTAAATGAGAATAGTTTTTGGAGAGATCAGAATATACAACCTAACGATGTGTTGATTTCTGTTGATGGAATAAAAGTTAACGATGAAAATGCCCGGGAAATTTTAGGCGCTTTGTACAAATGGCAAAGTGGGGATAATGTTACTTTTGAGTTTAAACATAACGACCAGGTTAAAACAATTCAAACAGTATTACCAACGACTTATACGTTCCAGGATACAATTGTTGAAATTCCGAATCCGACGTATGAGCAGATAATTGCCAGGAATGCTTGGCTTAACCTGAGTGAACCGGTTAACGAAATTGGAAATTAG
- a CDS encoding dihydroorotase, which produces MTVLIQSATVLDTSSTHHKKVVDILIEKGKITTISNKIEPKKGWTVVSEKNLHVSQGWFDSSVSFGEPGYEEREDLENGLYTAAKSGFTSVAINPNTHPVIDSYADVAYVINKAQKSPVNAVVIGSLTKDGNGTDLAEMFDMHNAGAVAYYDYKKSINNPNVIKLALQYASNFGGIIMSFPNNEAIAGHGVMNEETTSTLLGLKGIPSLAEEIRLVRDLYLVEYTGGTMHIPTISTAKSVDLIRAAKSKGLNISCSVAVHNLVLTDEILKNFDSNYKVLPPLRTETDRLALIEGVKDGTIDMVTSDHNPLDIELKKLEFDRADFGTIGLESFFGALQTVFSTAKSIEILTSGKHLFKVEGNSIEEGEVADLSLFNPADSYVFGEENIFSKSHNSIFMGKKLKGKVYGTFSKNQLTIN; this is translated from the coding sequence ATGACCGTACTGATACAATCTGCTACAGTTCTCGATACTTCAAGTACACATCATAAAAAGGTCGTCGATATTTTAATCGAAAAAGGTAAAATCACCACTATTTCTAATAAAATTGAACCCAAGAAAGGCTGGACAGTTGTTTCAGAGAAAAATCTTCATGTATCCCAAGGGTGGTTTGATAGCAGTGTTAGTTTTGGTGAGCCTGGTTATGAAGAACGAGAAGATTTAGAGAATGGTTTATATACCGCCGCCAAGTCTGGTTTTACTTCTGTGGCGATAAACCCAAATACGCATCCTGTTATTGATAGCTATGCCGATGTGGCCTATGTAATTAACAAGGCTCAGAAAAGCCCTGTAAATGCCGTTGTAATAGGTAGTTTAACTAAAGATGGAAATGGCACTGATTTAGCCGAAATGTTCGATATGCATAACGCTGGAGCTGTGGCATATTACGACTATAAAAAGTCCATCAACAATCCGAATGTCATAAAATTAGCCTTACAATATGCATCTAATTTTGGCGGTATAATTATGTCCTTTCCAAACAATGAAGCTATTGCTGGTCATGGCGTAATGAACGAAGAGACTACAAGCACCCTATTGGGACTTAAGGGCATACCCTCCCTTGCTGAAGAAATTAGATTGGTCAGGGATTTGTATTTAGTGGAGTATACAGGAGGAACAATGCACATCCCAACTATTTCTACTGCTAAATCGGTAGATCTTATAAGGGCAGCTAAATCCAAAGGCTTAAACATTAGCTGCAGCGTTGCTGTTCATAATTTAGTGTTAACGGATGAAATATTAAAGAATTTCGATTCTAACTATAAAGTTCTCCCTCCTTTACGGACTGAAACAGATCGTTTAGCTCTTATCGAAGGTGTAAAGGATGGCACTATAGACATGGTAACTTCCGACCATAATCCATTGGATATAGAGTTAAAAAAGTTAGAATTTGATCGTGCAGATTTTGGCACCATTGGTTTAGAATCCTTTTTTGGAGCCTTGCAAACTGTTTTCTCAACCGCTAAATCCATTGAGATTCTTACGAGCGGAAAACATTTGTTTAAGGTTGAGGGTAACTCAATAGAAGAGGGTGAAGTAGCCGATCTTAGTTTATTTAACCCCGCTGATAGTTATGTTTTTGGTGAAGAAAACATTTTTTCAAAATCCCATAATTCAATTTTCATGGGAAAAAAATTGAAGGGAAAGGTCTACGGGACCTTCTCAAAAAATCAACTTACAATAAATTAA
- a CDS encoding BatA domain-containing protein: MQFKHPELLYALFLLVIPILIHLFQLRRFQRTDFTNVAFLKKITIQTRKSSQLKKWLTLITRLGILSCLILAFAQPFKSNFKDFRIEKETVIYLDNSFSMQMKGQNGSLLNDAINDLLQYLDGDDKITLFTNSQTYKNTSLKAVRNDLIETKFSPKQLSLSSVLQKAKGNLGDNTNSLKNLLIISDFQDKSEDAQIEFDSTATYNLVQLKPVNTFNTSIDSAYIAETKPETIEIAVRLGGNVDDLENIPISLYNENQLVAKSTITDLDSNEARFSINRNQHFKGKISIEDPNLTYDNDLFFNIADQSKIKVLTVNGVSGNFLERIFTQDEFELVQFTNQNLDYSQIAEQNLIVLNELDNLNESLLTALANFRENGGSIVVIPSIQSDLISYKSFSNSFISSSLDSIIQVEKRITDINFDHPLLNQVFDTRVRNFQYPNVNTSYALSGPLATNILTFEDGSPFLVNKGEIYFFTAPLNDSNSNFKNSPLIVPVLYNIGKQSLKIPKLYYSIHYNNQIDIPISISNDRILSIRQDEEDIIPLQQAFSNKVTLQMQEIPEKAGIVSVFNKDDKLTDLAFNYDRSESNLNYLNVSNFDNVVLSNSVKDVLTDIKSLTNVNVLWKWFVIFAIGFLIMEILILKFLK; the protein is encoded by the coding sequence ATGCAGTTTAAACATCCGGAACTTCTTTATGCCCTGTTTTTACTGGTCATACCAATTTTAATACACCTTTTTCAATTAAGAAGGTTTCAACGAACCGATTTTACAAATGTTGCTTTCCTAAAAAAGATTACAATACAAACCAGGAAAAGTTCGCAACTAAAAAAATGGTTAACACTTATTACCCGATTAGGGATTTTATCGTGCTTGATATTGGCTTTTGCACAACCATTTAAATCAAATTTTAAAGATTTTCGAATTGAGAAAGAAACGGTTATCTATCTAGATAATTCCTTCAGTATGCAAATGAAGGGACAGAATGGAAGTTTATTAAACGATGCCATCAACGATTTGTTGCAATATTTGGATGGCGATGACAAGATTACCCTTTTCACAAATTCTCAAACCTATAAAAATACCTCATTAAAGGCAGTGCGAAATGACCTAATAGAAACCAAATTTTCACCTAAACAACTCTCCTTGAGTTCAGTTTTGCAAAAAGCAAAAGGCAATCTCGGAGACAATACAAACTCTCTTAAAAACCTCCTTATAATATCAGATTTTCAGGATAAATCTGAGGATGCTCAAATTGAATTCGATTCAACGGCAACTTATAATTTGGTTCAACTTAAGCCTGTTAACACCTTCAATACTTCCATAGATTCAGCTTATATAGCGGAAACCAAACCAGAAACTATAGAAATTGCCGTTAGATTAGGTGGAAATGTCGATGATTTAGAAAATATCCCAATTTCTCTTTATAATGAAAATCAACTGGTTGCAAAAAGTACTATTACAGACTTAGATTCTAATGAAGCTCGTTTTTCAATAAATAGGAATCAACACTTTAAAGGAAAAATTTCTATCGAAGACCCAAACCTCACTTACGATAACGACCTGTTTTTTAACATAGCGGATCAATCCAAAATAAAAGTTTTAACGGTCAATGGTGTATCAGGAAATTTTCTTGAACGGATATTTACCCAAGATGAATTTGAATTGGTTCAGTTTACTAATCAGAATTTAGATTACAGTCAAATTGCGGAACAAAACCTCATTGTATTAAATGAATTGGATAATTTAAATGAATCCCTTTTAACTGCATTAGCTAATTTCAGGGAAAATGGGGGCTCGATAGTGGTTATTCCCTCCATTCAATCTGATTTAATATCATACAAGAGTTTTTCCAATTCTTTTATCTCAAGCAGTTTAGATTCTATTATTCAAGTTGAAAAACGGATTACAGATATAAATTTTGACCATCCCCTATTAAACCAAGTATTCGATACGAGGGTAAGAAACTTTCAATATCCCAATGTCAATACTAGCTATGCTTTATCTGGTCCATTAGCAACTAATATTTTAACATTTGAGGATGGTTCTCCGTTTTTGGTAAACAAGGGAGAGATTTATTTTTTTACTGCACCACTTAATGATTCAAATTCAAATTTCAAAAATTCTCCCTTAATTGTACCAGTATTGTATAATATTGGCAAACAGAGTCTTAAAATCCCTAAACTCTACTATTCAATTCATTACAACAATCAAATTGACATACCAATATCTATTTCCAATGACCGAATTTTATCAATTCGCCAAGATGAGGAAGATATTATTCCTTTGCAACAAGCATTTAGCAATAAGGTAACTCTTCAGATGCAAGAGATACCAGAAAAAGCTGGTATTGTTTCAGTATTTAACAAGGATGATAAACTCACAGATCTTGCCTTTAATTATGATCGTTCAGAAAGCAATTTGAATTACCTTAATGTGAGCAACTTTGATAACGTAGTGTTAAGTAATTCGGTAAAAGATGTTCTTACTGACATAAAAAGTCTTACCAATGTTAATGTGCTATGGAAATGGTTTGTTATTTTTGCGATAGGATTTTTGATTATGGAAATTCTGATCTTAAAATTCCTTAAATGA
- a CDS encoding S10 family peptidase, which yields MRISLLLLLASISLGFSQKVSIPIDTMVVTTHNTTVKGVSFSYTAETGTQPVWDSEGNPIATLYYTYYTRNNVKDKASRPIIYSFNGGPGSASVWMHIAYTGPEILNIDDEGYPVQPYGTKSNPYSIIDVADIVFINPVNTGYSRMVPDKEGNMPDKELFFGINEDVKYLAEWMNTFTTRHNRWESPKYIIGESYGGTRVMGLSLELQQSQWMYLNGVIMVSPADYKILRAGGPVSSALNLPYYTASAWYHKQLPSTLQQKDLLEVLPESEDFTINQLIPALAKGGAISDAERNEIANKMSYFSGLDKKVILQHNLDVPTSFFWKELLREKGQTIGRLDSRYLGYDRMDAGMRPDYNAEITSWLHSFTPAINYYIREHLNFKTDVKYNMFGPVRPWNNDNDNVREGIGQAMAQNPYMKILVQSGYYDGATTYFNAKYTMWQIDPSGKFKDRMDFKGYRSGHMMYLRNEDLEKSNEDLRQFIKGSLANGKSAKY from the coding sequence ATGCGAATATCATTACTACTACTGCTCGCTTCTATTTCTTTAGGTTTTAGTCAAAAAGTATCAATTCCCATAGATACGATGGTGGTTACAACCCATAATACCACTGTTAAGGGTGTATCCTTTTCTTATACTGCAGAAACCGGTACACAACCTGTTTGGGATAGTGAGGGAAATCCTATTGCCACTTTATATTACACCTATTATACACGTAATAATGTAAAGGACAAAGCAAGTCGGCCAATCATTTATTCATTCAATGGCGGGCCTGGCTCAGCATCGGTTTGGATGCACATTGCCTATACTGGTCCAGAAATTTTAAATATCGACGATGAAGGATACCCAGTTCAACCTTATGGAACAAAGTCTAACCCCTACTCAATTATAGATGTTGCCGACATAGTTTTTATAAATCCGGTTAATACAGGTTATTCTAGAATGGTTCCAGACAAGGAAGGAAATATGCCAGATAAAGAGCTGTTTTTTGGAATTAACGAAGATGTTAAATATTTGGCCGAATGGATGAACACTTTTACCACACGACACAACCGCTGGGAATCGCCAAAATACATTATTGGTGAAAGTTATGGTGGTACCCGTGTGATGGGCTTATCATTAGAATTGCAACAAAGCCAGTGGATGTATTTGAATGGCGTTATCATGGTTTCACCAGCAGATTATAAAATATTACGTGCTGGAGGTCCCGTTTCATCTGCTTTAAACCTGCCATATTATACCGCCTCTGCATGGTACCATAAACAATTACCATCGACCTTACAGCAAAAAGACCTTTTAGAAGTATTACCAGAATCCGAGGATTTCACAATAAATCAATTAATTCCGGCTTTGGCAAAGGGGGGTGCAATTTCCGATGCGGAACGTAACGAGATAGCTAATAAAATGAGTTATTTTTCAGGTCTTGATAAAAAAGTAATTCTTCAACACAACCTAGATGTTCCAACGAGTTTCTTTTGGAAGGAGCTGCTAAGAGAAAAAGGACAGACTATTGGTCGACTTGATTCTAGATATTTAGGATACGATAGAATGGACGCGGGCATGCGACCAGATTATAATGCAGAAATAACATCGTGGTTGCATTCATTTACGCCTGCAATAAACTATTACATCCGCGAGCATTTAAACTTTAAAACAGATGTTAAATACAATATGTTTGGTCCCGTACGTCCATGGAATAACGACAATGACAATGTCCGTGAAGGTATTGGCCAAGCCATGGCTCAAAACCCATATATGAAAATCTTAGTTCAATCTGGTTATTATGATGGTGCAACAACCTATTTCAATGCTAAATACACAATGTGGCAGATTGATCCTAGCGGCAAATTTAAAGACCGTATGGACTTTAAAGGTTACCGAAGTGGCCATATGATGTATCTGCGAAATGAAGATTTAGAAAAATCAAATGAAGATCTCAGACAATTTATAAAAGGTTCACTTGCCAACGGAAAATCAGCAAAATATTAA
- a CDS encoding hydrolase, with protein MKNRIFMYLFIFSVLVILFQYVNSKNIIEDYDKRLTAYEKMEESYADSLKFLEDKNFDLAKFSLDYNDDAMTYFEDKGYEISQLGPFIKDELYKLNDYEGDDHPIVPYASMTGNKMMINSIRLLNHRWIIADFSDGKYWGEMLLRYEILNKEELKFETLDYLLYRQ; from the coding sequence ATGAAGAATAGAATTTTTATGTATTTGTTCATTTTTTCTGTATTGGTGATACTTTTCCAATACGTTAATTCAAAAAACATAATTGAGGATTACGATAAAAGGCTTACAGCCTACGAGAAAATGGAGGAATCTTATGCTGACTCCTTGAAATTTTTAGAAGACAAGAATTTTGATTTGGCCAAGTTCAGTCTCGATTACAATGATGATGCGATGACTTATTTTGAAGACAAAGGTTATGAGATTTCACAATTGGGTCCATTTATTAAAGATGAATTGTACAAGCTCAACGATTATGAGGGTGATGATCACCCCATTGTGCCATATGCATCAATGACCGGGAATAAAATGATGATAAATAGCATTCGACTTTTAAACCATCGTTGGATAATTGCCGATTTTTCAGATGGAAAATATTGGGGAGAAATGTTGTTGCGCTATGAAATTTTAAATAAGGAAGAGTTGAAATTTGAAACCTTAGATTATCTACTATACAGGCAATAA
- a CDS encoding alpha/beta hydrolase, with amino-acid sequence MSEDLYYIKRPSTLSSDAPLLIMLHGYGSNEEDLFSFASELPEELFIISLRAPYDLMPYGYAWYSINFDAQQNKWSDDEQAILSREKVAKFIDYAIYTYNINKENVTLLGFSQGTILSYSIALTYPTKVKNIIALSGYVNKNILPENFSEFNYSHLDFYCSHGSVDQVIPVDWARKTPEFLSSLNIKHSYTEYPVGHGVSPQNFYDFKNWLEERI; translated from the coding sequence ATGAGTGAGGACTTATATTACATTAAAAGGCCTTCTACACTTAGTTCAGATGCTCCATTATTAATAATGCTTCATGGCTACGGAAGCAATGAGGAGGATTTATTTTCGTTTGCTTCAGAATTACCTGAGGAACTATTCATTATTTCATTACGGGCGCCATACGATTTAATGCCTTATGGATATGCTTGGTACTCAATAAATTTTGATGCACAACAGAATAAGTGGAGTGATGATGAACAAGCAATCCTTTCTCGTGAAAAGGTGGCGAAGTTTATAGATTATGCCATTTATACTTACAACATTAATAAGGAAAACGTAACTCTTTTAGGTTTTAGTCAAGGAACCATATTATCCTATTCTATAGCACTCACTTACCCGACAAAAGTGAAGAATATTATTGCATTAAGCGGTTACGTAAATAAAAATATACTGCCTGAAAATTTTAGTGAGTTTAATTATTCACATCTAGATTTTTATTGTTCCCATGGTAGTGTAGACCAAGTAATACCTGTGGATTGGGCCAGAAAAACACCAGAATTTTTATCTTCTTTGAACATAAAACATTCCTACACCGAATACCCTGTCGGTCATGGTGTATCACCACAAAACTTTTATGATTTTAAAAATTGGCTTGAGGAAAGAATTTAA
- a CDS encoding glycosyltransferase family 2 protein, whose amino-acid sequence MSLPKISILTPFKDTQQYIGECIKSVINQSYSNWELLLVNDNSEDNSLKIANNFLRMEDRIKVFQNEGKGIIAALRTAYKHSSGNFITRMDSDDIMAEDKLSIMFHQLQNSGKGYIALGLVKYFGEKRINDGYKRYENWLNRLIKSGNNFNEIYKECVIPSPCWMVHKTDLDKCGGFNPNLYPEDYDLAFRFYKHGLKCLVADKLLHFWRDYPTRTSRTHKHYAHNYFLDIKMKYFLELDYNAKRPLTVWGAGFKGKYIAKTLKKFGISFYWICNNPKKIEKKIYGVKLQNFESLKELNNPQCIVTVANSQSQKVIRNYFEQHQFVSMKDYFFFC is encoded by the coding sequence ATGTCACTACCAAAAATCAGTATTTTAACTCCATTTAAGGATACACAGCAGTATATTGGTGAATGCATAAAATCGGTAATAAATCAATCGTATTCAAATTGGGAGTTACTATTGGTCAATGACAACTCGGAGGACAATAGTCTAAAAATCGCCAATAATTTTTTGAGAATGGAAGACCGTATTAAGGTTTTTCAAAATGAAGGAAAAGGAATAATTGCGGCCTTACGAACAGCCTACAAACATTCCTCAGGAAACTTTATAACCCGGATGGACAGTGATGATATCATGGCGGAAGATAAATTAAGCATAATGTTCCATCAATTACAGAATTCGGGTAAAGGTTATATTGCTTTGGGATTGGTAAAGTATTTTGGAGAAAAACGAATTAATGATGGTTATAAAAGATATGAGAATTGGCTCAATAGGCTCATTAAATCAGGAAATAATTTCAATGAAATCTATAAAGAATGTGTAATTCCATCCCCTTGTTGGATGGTCCATAAAACAGATCTTGACAAATGTGGAGGATTTAATCCAAACCTCTATCCGGAGGACTACGATTTAGCTTTTAGATTTTATAAGCATGGTTTGAAATGCTTGGTAGCCGACAAACTTCTCCACTTTTGGAGAGACTACCCCACAAGGACATCTAGAACACATAAACATTATGCCCATAATTATTTCTTGGACATAAAAATGAAATATTTCTTAGAGCTTGATTATAATGCAAAGAGACCTTTAACAGTTTGGGGAGCCGGTTTTAAAGGCAAGTATATTGCAAAAACACTTAAAAAATTTGGAATAAGTTTTTATTGGATATGCAACAATCCTAAAAAAATTGAAAAAAAAATATACGGGGTCAAACTTCAAAATTTTGAATCGTTAAAAGAATTGAATAATCCACAGTGCATAGTTACAGTAGCAAATTCGCAATCGCAGAAAGTGATAAGAAATTATTTCGAGCAACATCAATTTGTTTCAATGAAAGATTATTTCTTTTTTTGTTGA
- a CDS encoding TIGR02757 family protein, translating into MSFLELKEFLDSKVLLYNTIDFLETDPIQIPHQFQLKEDIEIAGFLTATIAWGNRKSIIKNADRMMQLMGYAPYEFVLNHSEKDLKRLEGFVHRTFNGKDFQNFIINLKRLYLLNGGLERVFQISETNKNLQFSIHHFKKVFFEGNEKSRSTKHISDPLKNSAAKRINMFLRWMVRSDQMGVDFGIWNSISPSELSCPLDVHSGNVARKLGLLKRKQNDAKALAELDSMLRQLDPKDPVKYDFALFGLGVFEKF; encoded by the coding sequence TTGTCATTCTTGGAACTAAAGGAATTCCTAGATTCTAAGGTTCTGCTCTACAACACCATTGATTTCCTAGAAACTGATCCCATTCAAATTCCACATCAATTTCAGCTAAAAGAGGATATAGAGATTGCCGGCTTTCTAACAGCAACCATAGCTTGGGGTAACCGAAAAAGTATTATTAAAAATGCAGATAGAATGATGCAACTTATGGGTTATGCTCCCTACGAATTTGTTTTAAATCATTCTGAAAAGGACCTAAAAAGGCTAGAAGGTTTTGTGCACCGCACCTTTAATGGAAAGGATTTTCAAAATTTTATTATTAATTTAAAACGCCTATACCTACTTAATGGTGGGCTAGAAAGGGTTTTCCAAATTTCTGAAACCAATAAAAACTTACAATTTAGTATACATCATTTTAAAAAAGTGTTTTTTGAAGGAAATGAAAAATCACGTTCAACCAAACATATAAGTGATCCACTTAAAAATTCAGCGGCCAAGAGAATAAATATGTTTTTAAGGTGGATGGTACGGTCAGACCAAATGGGAGTTGATTTTGGAATTTGGAACAGTATTAGCCCAAGTGAATTGTCCTGTCCCTTAGATGTGCATTCAGGAAATGTTGCTAGGAAATTAGGACTATTAAAACGTAAACAAAATGATGCAAAAGCATTGGCCGAGTTAGATTCGATGCTAAGACAACTGGACCCAAAAGATCCTGTTAAGTATGATTTTGCTCTTTTTGGACTAGGGGTATTCGAAAAATTTTAA
- a CDS encoding ABC transporter ATP-binding protein: protein MITATNIHKYYDDLHVLKGVDLTINKGEVVSIVGASGAGKTTLLQILGTLDKASNLKESELIINETKINSLNDRSLAKFRNEHLGFIFQFHQLLPEFTALENVCIPAFIKNTEKKIAENRAKELLDFLGLTNRYDHKPNELSGGEQQRVAVARALINNPDLIFADEPSGNLDSESADNLHHLFFKLRDEFGQTFVIVTHNRELADMADRKLTMVDGKIVDQ from the coding sequence ATGATTACTGCCACGAATATCCATAAGTATTACGACGATTTACATGTTTTAAAAGGGGTTGACCTAACCATTAATAAAGGTGAAGTGGTTTCTATAGTGGGTGCATCAGGAGCTGGAAAAACGACCCTGCTTCAAATTCTTGGAACTTTGGATAAAGCTTCCAATCTAAAAGAGAGCGAATTAATAATAAATGAAACCAAAATAAATTCATTAAACGACAGATCTTTGGCCAAATTTAGAAATGAACATTTAGGGTTTATTTTTCAGTTTCATCAATTACTTCCAGAATTTACGGCATTAGAAAATGTTTGCATTCCAGCATTCATTAAAAATACTGAGAAAAAAATTGCAGAAAATCGAGCCAAAGAGTTACTCGATTTCTTGGGTTTAACCAATAGATATGACCATAAACCAAATGAATTATCTGGAGGTGAGCAACAAAGAGTTGCAGTTGCTCGTGCACTAATTAATAATCCCGACTTAATCTTTGCTGATGAGCCTTCTGGAAATCTAGACAGCGAATCTGCTGACAACCTACATCATTTATTTTTCAAATTGAGGGATGAATTTGGGCAAACCTTTGTTATTGTAACCCATAACAGGGAATTAGCTGATATGGCAGACCGAAAATTAACCATGGTGGATGGAAAGATTGTTGACCAATAA